The Bacteroidota bacterium genome has a segment encoding these proteins:
- a CDS encoding PKD domain-containing protein, whose translation MKLKSFFIFFILIASLNVQAQIGVDTTLKTAYELVTEYLVSGCIKVMNVSYTGSPAALGGFGSASGAFIFEQGLILATGKATNAIGPDDDIGTINGVDLGYPGDPDLDNITASNQTYDACVIEFDFIPSVDTIRFNYIYSSEEYPENVCSDTNDVIGIFISGPGVPFTNLAVIPGTTIPVNANSVNSGTAGTCPTCNYCLSLAYDGLYAGGNTAWMQYDGFTEILEAKSWVSPCQTYHMKICIADGGDGFYDSGLFLEAGSLGEPTVPTGKNYSTVGSDNDIYEGCDNYYVFTRPGTSGMATAYTFDILITGNATNGVDYSSFPTTITIPMGDLTDTVFYSAFIDNNNENTEYFIISLVGECLPCIFSPTNDTIFIKDNYTLNAGISENDTSICTIIPVGYDLHSYIPPEMDQSIISYQWSNNSTNPDISVIPTLGAATTYCLTVTDACGQITVDCITFTISDLTGLNVVSEDLDCFEVCEGTVTGTPINGFAPYTYLVDSITSSSNVINDLCADNYKLFVVDSLGCIDSALFVINQPTLVVPEYSSISASCAGLNDGKAIVTIVGGVPPYEFLWSTGYVFNGIVSDTLNDIGAGNYSITVTDDNGCSQILNGPVEEPEPYVLETSTSTYICLGQTTTMFVEGAGGTTPYFYEWESGFSGGAYSVTPSETTTYWITGHDLNDCRADTSVITIHIWPDISASLATDRDSICFGDEVSIFIDSIWGGTGGPYTVKFSDGVHTDILAPPYFLTPEQTTTYSIVVDDWCGSPQGKASITISVFNEPEIEIFADIYEGCIPLEVNFSELLYEDGREYVWDFGDGYADIGADLSNPKHTYLNEGTFDISVEVSSPVGCKNSRVAQDLITVFQKPEARFTAHPQIVSIIKPIVYFEDDSDVSQGYLTYYWDFDGLNDTLINTQNPEYVFDEIGTYTVQLFVESNKGCKDSVMQEIVVRDEYTFYAPTAISPKSDISKNQTFMPKIIGVDADNFHMLIYDRWGAKIFETFDIYHPWDGKAYGQDVESGSIYPWVIIYKDKNGGDHRKSGTVTVIF comes from the coding sequence ATGAAATTAAAATCATTTTTTATATTTTTCATACTTATAGCATCATTAAACGTGCAAGCACAAATTGGTGTTGACACAACTTTGAAAACGGCTTACGAATTAGTTACTGAATATCTTGTAAGTGGTTGTATAAAAGTTATGAATGTTTCTTATACAGGAAGTCCTGCAGCACTTGGTGGATTTGGATCTGCCAGTGGTGCATTTATTTTTGAGCAAGGATTAATTTTAGCCACAGGAAAGGCAACAAATGCCATAGGTCCGGACGATGATATCGGAACAATAAATGGTGTTGATTTGGGCTATCCCGGAGATCCTGATCTTGATAATATTACTGCTTCAAATCAAACATATGATGCTTGCGTAATTGAATTCGATTTTATTCCTTCTGTTGATACAATTAGATTTAATTATATTTATTCCTCTGAAGAATACCCAGAAAATGTTTGTTCGGATACCAACGATGTAATTGGAATCTTTATAAGTGGACCAGGTGTACCTTTTACTAATTTGGCAGTAATTCCGGGTACAACAATTCCTGTAAATGCTAATTCAGTAAATAGTGGAACCGCAGGAACTTGTCCAACTTGTAATTATTGTTTAAGCTTAGCTTACGATGGATTATATGCCGGAGGAAATACTGCCTGGATGCAATACGATGGTTTCACAGAGATTTTAGAAGCAAAATCATGGGTAAGTCCTTGTCAGACATACCATATGAAAATATGTATTGCCGATGGTGGCGATGGGTTTTACGATTCGGGACTTTTTCTTGAAGCTGGTAGTTTAGGCGAACCAACAGTTCCAACAGGGAAAAATTATAGTACGGTTGGTTCAGACAATGATATTTATGAAGGATGTGATAATTATTATGTTTTTACTCGTCCGGGAACAAGTGGAATGGCAACAGCATACACTTTTGACATATTAATAACAGGAAATGCTACAAATGGTGTTGATTATTCAAGCTTCCCAACAACAATAACTATTCCTATGGGTGATTTGACAGACACAGTTTTTTACTCTGCATTTATTGATAATAATAATGAAAATACTGAATATTTCATAATTTCATTGGTTGGAGAGTGTTTGCCATGTATTTTTTCACCAACTAACGATACAATTTTCATAAAGGATAATTATACACTAAATGCTGGAATTTCTGAAAATGATACCTCCATTTGTACAATTATACCGGTCGGATATGATCTGCATTCTTACATCCCTCCCGAAATGGACCAAAGTATAATATCATACCAATGGAGTAATAATTCTACAAATCCTGATATTTCTGTAATACCAACACTCGGTGCTGCCACAACTTATTGCCTGACAGTAACTGATGCTTGCGGACAAATTACAGTAGATTGCATTACATTTACAATTTCTGATCTTACAGGATTAAATGTAGTTTCCGAAGACCTTGATTGCTTTGAAGTTTGCGAAGGAACAGTTACAGGAACGCCGATAAATGGCTTTGCTCCTTATACTTATTTAGTAGATTCAATAACATCATCATCGAATGTAATAAATGATTTATGTGCAGACAATTATAAACTTTTTGTAGTTGATTCTTTAGGTTGCATTGATTCTGCCCTTTTTGTAATAAATCAACCAACACTTGTTGTGCCAGAATATTCATCTATTTCTGCAAGTTGTGCCGGACTGAATGATGGAAAAGCTATTGTAACCATTGTTGGAGGAGTTCCTCCTTACGAATTTCTTTGGTCAACTGGTTATGTTTTCAATGGAATAGTTAGCGATACATTAAACGATATTGGAGCAGGAAATTATTCAATCACTGTTACCGATGATAATGGTTGTTCACAAATTCTCAACGGACCGGTAGAAGAACCCGAACCTTACGTTTTAGAAACATCGACAAGCACATATATTTGTCTTGGGCAAACTACAACAATGTTTGTAGAAGGTGCCGGAGGTACGACTCCATATTTTTATGAATGGGAATCAGGCTTTTCCGGCGGAGCATATTCTGTTACACCTTCAGAAACTACAACTTATTGGATTACGGGACACGATTTGAATGATTGTAGAGCAGATACTTCCGTCATTACAATTCATATTTGGCCTGATATTAGTGCTTCACTTGCTACCGATAGAGATTCTATTTGCTTTGGAGATGAGGTATCAATTTTTATAGACTCAATTTGGGGCGGAACAGGTGGACCATACACTGTGAAATTCTCAGATGGTGTTCATACAGATATTTTAGCACCACCATATTTTCTTACACCTGAGCAAACAACCACTTACTCAATTGTAGTTGACGATTGGTGTGGTTCGCCACAAGGTAAAGCTTCTATAACAATTTCAGTTTTTAATGAACCAGAAATTGAAATATTTGCCGATATCTATGAGGGTTGTATTCCACTTGAAGTAAACTTTTCAGAACTTCTTTATGAAGACGGAAGAGAATACGTTTGGGATTTTGGCGATGGATATGCCGATATTGGTGCTGACCTTTCAAACCCAAAACATACATATCTTAATGAAGGAACTTTCGATATTTCAGTAGAAGTATCTTCTCCGGTTGGGTGTAAAAATTCTCGTGTAGCTCAAGATCTAATAACAGTTTTTCAAAAACCTGAAGCTCGATTCACAGCTCATCCTCAAATAGTAAGTATAATAAAACCAATTGTTTATTTTGAAGACGATTCTGATGTTTCGCAAGGATATTTGACTTACTATTGGGATTTTGACGGATTGAATGATACATTGATAAATACACAAAATCCGGAATATGTTTTCGATGAAATTGGAACATACACTGTTCAATTGTTTGTTGAAAGCAACAAAGGTTGTAAAGACTCTGTAATGCAAGAAATTGTAGTGAGAGACGAATACACTTTTTATGCACCAACAGCAATTAGCCCCAAAAGTGATATTTCTAAGAATCAAACTTTCATGCCAAAAATAATTGGAGTTGATGCCGACAATTTTCATATGCTTATTTATGATAGATGGGGAGCAAAAATATTTGAAACTTTTGATATATATCACCCTTGGGACGGAAAAGCTTATGGCCAGGATGTTGAAAGCGGTTCAATATATCCATGGGTAATTATTTATAAAGACAAGAATGGTGGAGACCACCGAAAATCAGGAACAGTAACAGTAATTTTTTAA
- the priA gene encoding primosomal protein N': MTIENTIPFNNSTNCKSDYADLILPVPLPRLFTYFIPKQFQGKIEPGHRVVVQFGKRKIYTAIAKKIHQTKPELYDTKEILTVLDENPIVNIFQLKFWDWISQYYMCTLGEIYKAALPLGLKLESESKVLENPTFSNFEALSDKEKIILRNLDKDKGLTFNKINSLLNQKQSITNIKSLLEKNAILLEEKLKNIYKPKYEHYLKLNPEFQDEKKLEGIFNSLSKSPAQLKALMAFLQSAPSIEKAKVSSIKRKVLLHKSNCSQQIVNELIKKKIFLNIKKEINRLDFSEVETKELNELNENQQIALKQIKKDFDKNNVVLLHGVTSSGKTEIYIHLIREYLQKGKQVLYLLPEIALTAQIINRLKNIFGNKIGVYHSKFSDSERVEIWNRIQNVEDINSYQIILGVRSSVFLPFRNLGLIIIDEEHENSYKQFSPAPRYNARDSAIVLANFFSAKTLLGTATPSLETYANCMSKKYSLVELKQRYLGINLPEIFVADTKEAYKKKQMKSHFTPMLLENISAALKNNEQIILFQNRRGFSPYLECNLCAWIPKCNNCDVSLTYHKYKNYLNCHYCGDVQESIKVCKVCGSSSLQTRGFGTEKVEDDISIFFENIKIKRMDLDSTRSKKAYEKIINDFEKGNINILVGTQMITKGLDFDNVSLVGILNADNMLNFPDFRSHERSYQLMAQVSGRAGRKNKQGKVIIQTASPDHPIIQNVVSNNYLAMYANQMSERQQFNYPPFFRLIKITVKHKDLNVLNLASNLFARNIRNIFKERVLGPEFPAVSRIQNWYLKNILIKLEKEKSQLSAKSILQNEANLVLGMDEFKSLKIIFDVDPF, translated from the coding sequence ATGACTATTGAAAACACTATCCCATTCAATAATTCTACAAATTGTAAGTCCGATTATGCAGATTTGATTTTGCCCGTCCCATTGCCAAGATTATTTACTTATTTCATACCTAAACAATTTCAAGGAAAAATTGAGCCCGGACATAGAGTCGTAGTACAATTTGGGAAAAGAAAAATATACACAGCAATTGCAAAAAAAATCCATCAGACTAAACCAGAATTGTATGATACTAAGGAAATTCTCACAGTTTTGGATGAAAACCCAATAGTAAATATTTTCCAATTGAAATTTTGGGATTGGATTTCGCAATATTATATGTGCACTCTTGGCGAAATTTACAAAGCAGCTCTACCTCTTGGGTTGAAATTGGAAAGCGAATCGAAAGTTTTAGAAAATCCTACATTCAGCAATTTTGAGGCATTAAGCGATAAAGAAAAAATAATTTTAAGAAACTTAGACAAAGATAAAGGTTTAACATTTAACAAAATAAATTCTCTGTTGAACCAAAAACAATCTATCACAAATATTAAATCTTTGCTGGAAAAAAATGCAATATTGCTTGAAGAAAAACTAAAAAATATTTATAAACCAAAATATGAGCATTACTTAAAATTAAATCCGGAGTTTCAGGACGAAAAAAAATTGGAAGGGATTTTTAATTCCTTGAGCAAATCTCCCGCACAACTAAAAGCTCTTATGGCATTTTTACAATCTGCTCCGAGCATCGAAAAAGCAAAAGTTTCAAGTATAAAAAGAAAAGTACTTCTGCATAAATCAAACTGTAGCCAACAAATTGTAAATGAGTTAATAAAAAAGAAAATATTCTTAAACATAAAAAAAGAGATAAACCGGCTGGATTTTTCAGAAGTAGAAACAAAAGAACTTAACGAACTAAATGAAAATCAGCAGATTGCTTTAAAACAAATCAAAAAGGATTTTGACAAAAATAATGTGGTTCTACTTCATGGTGTAACTTCAAGCGGAAAGACAGAAATTTATATTCATCTGATTAGAGAATATTTACAAAAAGGGAAACAGGTTTTGTATTTGCTTCCTGAAATTGCACTTACTGCCCAAATTATCAATCGTTTAAAAAACATATTTGGAAATAAAATTGGAGTTTATCATTCAAAGTTTTCTGATTCGGAGCGAGTCGAAATTTGGAATCGCATACAAAATGTTGAAGATATAAATAGCTATCAAATTATTCTTGGGGTTAGATCATCGGTTTTTTTGCCATTCAGGAATTTAGGTTTGATAATAATTGACGAAGAACACGAAAATTCTTATAAACAATTTTCGCCAGCTCCACGCTACAATGCGCGAGATTCTGCAATAGTTCTGGCAAATTTTTTTTCAGCAAAAACATTGCTCGGAACTGCAACTCCTTCGCTCGAAACTTATGCTAATTGCATGAGCAAAAAATACTCTCTCGTTGAGTTAAAACAAAGGTACCTTGGCATTAACCTGCCGGAAATATTTGTTGCCGACACAAAAGAAGCATATAAAAAGAAGCAAATGAAATCGCACTTCACACCAATGCTTCTCGAAAATATTTCTGCTGCTCTAAAAAATAATGAACAAATAATTCTATTTCAAAATCGTAGAGGTTTTTCGCCATATCTGGAATGCAACTTATGTGCATGGATACCAAAATGTAACAATTGTGATGTTAGTCTGACTTATCATAAATATAAGAATTATTTGAATTGTCACTATTGTGGAGACGTTCAGGAAAGTATAAAAGTTTGTAAAGTATGTGGTAGCAGTAGTTTGCAAACTCGAGGTTTTGGTACTGAAAAAGTAGAAGACGATATTTCGATTTTTTTCGAAAATATTAAAATCAAACGGATGGATTTGGATTCTACACGCTCGAAAAAAGCATACGAAAAAATAATTAACGATTTCGAAAAAGGAAATATCAATATTTTGGTTGGAACTCAAATGATAACTAAAGGTTTAGATTTCGACAATGTTAGTTTGGTTGGAATTTTAAATGCCGATAATATGTTGAATTTTCCCGATTTTCGTTCGCATGAACGAAGTTATCAACTTATGGCACAAGTAAGCGGTAGAGCTGGTCGAAAAAATAAGCAGGGAAAAGTAATAATTCAGACAGCAAGCCCGGATCACCCGATAATTCAAAATGTGGTATCGAACAATTATTTGGCAATGTACGCAAATCAAATGTCTGAAAGGCAACAATTTAATTATCCTCCTTTTTTTCGTTTAATAAAAATTACAGTTAAACATAAAGACTTGAATGTTTTAAACCTTGCATCAAATCTTTTTGCAAGAAATATTCGTAATATATTTAAGGAAAGAGTTTTAGGACCAGAGTTTCCGGCAGTTTCAAGAATACAAAATTGGTATTTGAAAAATATTTTAATAAAACTCGAAAAAGAAAAATCGCAGCTATCAGCCAAGAGCATTTTGCAAAACGAAGCTAATTTAGTTCTTGGAATGGATGAATTTAAAAGTTTGAAAATAATTTTTGATGTTGATCCTTTTTAG
- the rfaE2 gene encoding D-glycero-beta-D-manno-heptose 1-phosphate adenylyltransferase: MQKLQNIKAKILTETTLISKLNYWRFKEKKIVFTNGCFDIIHRGHIEYLAQAADLGDVLIIGLNTDNSVRKLKGENRPVQEQNSRALILAAMSFVSNIILFDEQTPYELIKLVQPDILVKGSDYKIEDIVGYDILKAKGGKVETIDFVEGFSTTEIFSRISL; encoded by the coding sequence ATGCAAAAACTTCAAAACATTAAAGCAAAAATTCTTACTGAAACTACTTTAATATCGAAACTAAATTATTGGCGTTTTAAAGAAAAAAAAATTGTTTTTACTAATGGATGTTTTGATATAATTCATCGGGGACATATCGAATATTTAGCTCAAGCTGCCGATTTGGGGGATGTATTAATAATTGGTCTAAATACAGATAATTCAGTAAGAAAATTGAAAGGAGAAAACCGTCCGGTTCAAGAACAAAACTCAAGGGCATTGATACTTGCAGCTATGAGTTTTGTTAGCAATATTATTTTGTTTGATGAGCAAACTCCTTATGAATTGATAAAACTTGTTCAGCCCGACATACTCGTGAAAGGTAGCGATTATAAAATAGAAGATATAGTTGGTTACGATATTTTAAAAGCTAAAGGTGGAAAAGTTGAAACTATTGATTTTGTTGAAGGTTTTTCGACTACTGAAATATTTAGTAGGATTAGCCTTTAG
- a CDS encoding flippase-like domain-containing protein, which translates to MKNIVLKIFNYLIFLSISIGLLYAAFRGINFEELWTDIKSANYSWVLFSLFFALLGYVSRALRWYILIEPLGHKPKKTSVFYAMAIGYFANMAIPRIGEITRCETLRRTEKIPFDALLGTVIVERASDLLMLILLMIFVIIFKVELFGKFIFETILDPFFNYISTVFDNLFFFWLILFSLSTVSLFLIYFYRNKLREYELIKKIFEIVKGVMTGAKSVFHMRKRRWFIFHTLFIWLMYILMTYVVFFAIEPTSVLNFVDSIFMLIFGGIGMTIPTPGGIGSYHELVKVGLSLFEINEVDSAVYSIITHESQAFLVIILGSFSILMLFVNRRKKSLK; encoded by the coding sequence TTGAAAAATATAGTCTTAAAAATTTTCAACTATTTGATTTTTCTATCAATTTCTATTGGACTGCTTTATGCAGCATTCAGAGGAATTAATTTTGAAGAATTATGGACAGACATTAAAAGTGCAAATTATTCATGGGTTTTATTTTCACTATTTTTTGCACTATTGGGCTACGTAAGTCGCGCCTTGCGTTGGTATATTTTAATAGAACCATTAGGTCATAAGCCAAAAAAGACTTCGGTATTTTACGCTATGGCAATTGGCTATTTTGCCAACATGGCAATTCCTCGCATTGGCGAAATTACTCGTTGCGAAACTCTCCGCAGAACTGAAAAAATTCCTTTCGATGCCCTTCTCGGAACCGTGATAGTAGAGCGAGCCTCAGACCTCTTAATGCTGATACTCCTAATGATTTTTGTTATAATCTTTAAAGTGGAGCTATTCGGAAAATTTATTTTTGAAACTATACTTGATCCCTTTTTTAATTACATTTCAACAGTTTTTGACAATCTTTTCTTTTTTTGGTTAATACTATTTTCGCTGAGCACTGTCTCGCTTTTTTTAATATATTTTTATCGAAATAAGTTGAGAGAATATGAACTTATAAAAAAAATATTTGAAATTGTAAAAGGTGTAATGACAGGAGCCAAATCAGTTTTTCATATGAGAAAAAGAAGATGGTTCATTTTTCATACTTTATTCATTTGGTTGATGTATATCCTTATGACTTATGTTGTGTTTTTTGCAATAGAACCAACTTCTGTATTAAATTTTGTGGACTCTATTTTTATGCTGATATTTGGAGGAATAGGGATGACAATTCCAACACCTGGCGGAATTGGTTCGTATCACGAATTAGTAAAAGTTGGCCTTTCATTATTTGAAATTAATGAAGTTGACAGTGCAGTTTACTCAATAATTACACACGAATCGCAAGCATTTTTAGTAATAATTCTCGGGTCTTTTTCCATTTTAATGCTATTTGTGAATAGGAGAAAAAAGTCTTTGAAATAA
- a CDS encoding aspartate 1-decarboxylase, with protein MFIEVVKSKIHKVSVTEANLQYVGSITIDEDLMEAANIIENEKVQIVNINNGERLDTYVIKGKRNTGMICLNGPAARKVEIDDVIIIISYASMDFEEAKTFKPNLVFPDTATNKLIQ; from the coding sequence ATGTTTATTGAAGTTGTAAAATCGAAAATACACAAAGTTAGTGTAACAGAAGCAAACCTGCAATATGTAGGTAGCATCACCATTGACGAAGATTTGATGGAGGCTGCTAATATTATTGAAAACGAAAAAGTTCAAATAGTGAATATCAATAATGGCGAACGGCTTGACACTTACGTAATTAAAGGCAAAAGAAATACCGGTATGATTTGTTTGAATGGTCCTGCTGCCCGCAAAGTAGAAATTGACGATGTTATAATAATTATTTCGTATGCCTCTATGGATTTTGAAGAAGCTAAAACCTTCAAACCAAACTTAGTCTTCCCTGATACAGCAACCAACAAACTCATACAATAA
- a CDS encoding pantoate--beta-alanine ligase, with the protein MKIFKSIKDLQAELKLWKARKMTIGFVPTMGALHKGHLSLIEKSRIENNITVVSIFVNPTQFNNPNDLKKYPRTIENDSLLLRQVNTDILFFPSVQEIYPKPTTQKFDFGHLDKVMEGKFRAGHFDGVAQVVSRLFDIVRPDNSYFGQKDFQQLAIIKAMVKILKLSVKIHACPIVRETDGLAMSSRNQRLSESERKNAVTISQVLFESKEFAKTHSPTETNKWVIGKINSNPILKLEYFEIVDELNLQKINSWNEKNNKVGCIAVFLGHVRLIDNIVY; encoded by the coding sequence ATGAAAATATTCAAAAGTATAAAAGATTTACAAGCAGAACTTAAACTCTGGAAAGCGCGAAAAATGACAATAGGTTTTGTCCCAACTATGGGAGCATTACACAAAGGCCATCTTTCTTTGATAGAAAAATCGAGAATTGAAAATAATATTACTGTAGTAAGCATTTTTGTAAATCCGACACAATTCAACAATCCGAACGATTTGAAAAAATATCCACGGACCATTGAAAACGATTCGCTTTTGTTGAGACAAGTGAATACTGATATTTTATTTTTTCCATCGGTTCAAGAAATTTATCCAAAACCTACAACACAAAAATTCGATTTCGGACACTTGGATAAAGTTATGGAAGGCAAATTCAGAGCAGGACATTTCGATGGAGTTGCTCAGGTTGTCAGCCGTCTTTTCGACATTGTTAGGCCAGATAATTCGTATTTCGGACAAAAGGATTTTCAACAACTTGCAATCATAAAAGCGATGGTGAAAATCTTAAAACTTTCGGTTAAAATTCATGCTTGCCCAATTGTTCGAGAGACAGATGGTTTGGCAATGAGTTCAAGAAATCAACGTCTTTCAGAATCCGAAAGAAAAAATGCCGTAACAATTTCTCAAGTTTTATTCGAGTCGAAAGAATTTGCAAAAACTCATTCTCCCACAGAAACAAATAAATGGGTAATTGGAAAAATCAATTCAAACCCAATTCTAAAACTCGAATATTTTGAAATTGTAGATGAATTAAATTTGCAAAAGATAAATTCCTGGAACGAAAAAAACAATAAAGTTGGGTGCATTGCAGTTTTTCTTGGCCATGTGAGACTTATTGACAATATTGTTTATTAG